In Anaerolineales bacterium, the following proteins share a genomic window:
- a CDS encoding zinc ribbon domain-containing protein → MYSWDDDTSKWYGDGKYAYAPAAAPARAASATRAAASGPRTYEKKAGPNEKIIDPKQHVSTESKNPIIVAIDVTGSMASWPFEIFDRLPLMYNTLSQYRPDVAISFAAIGDAKVDRWPLQVTPFASGYDLEQLLGSLYGEGGGGDAPESYGLFARWVNTHVTIPSLDEAPFLIVFGDINMHAKMDSGQVSHYLGDSVWGNLDAVDEWQKVTQKWNTWFLRRPGGKRGDVVDKQWGDAIGEQKIFHIEDEQRAVDYAMGLIARSWGYFGDFQDNMRARQDESKVKQVSKPIAMICPRCGAPIPVDASGMFKCKFCGTTLKL, encoded by the coding sequence ATGTATTCATGGGATGACGACACTTCAAAATGGTACGGTGATGGGAAATACGCATACGCGCCCGCTGCGGCGCCTGCGCGGGCGGCGTCTGCTACGCGCGCCGCGGCTTCGGGACCGCGCACTTACGAAAAGAAAGCAGGACCGAACGAAAAGATCATTGATCCGAAACAACACGTTTCAACTGAATCGAAAAATCCCATTATTGTGGCGATTGACGTGACCGGCTCGATGGCGTCGTGGCCCTTCGAAATCTTCGACCGCCTGCCGTTGATGTACAACACGCTCTCGCAATACCGCCCGGATGTGGCGATCTCGTTCGCAGCGATCGGCGACGCCAAAGTGGACCGCTGGCCCCTGCAGGTAACTCCCTTCGCCAGCGGATATGACCTCGAGCAATTGCTCGGTTCGCTTTACGGCGAGGGCGGCGGAGGCGACGCGCCCGAATCGTACGGTCTGTTCGCGCGCTGGGTCAATACGCATGTGACGATTCCATCTCTCGATGAGGCGCCGTTCCTCATCGTCTTCGGCGACATCAACATGCACGCCAAAATGGACAGCGGACAGGTGAGTCATTATCTCGGCGACAGCGTGTGGGGCAACCTTGATGCGGTGGATGAATGGCAAAAGGTGACGCAAAAGTGGAACACGTGGTTCCTGCGCCGACCCGGCGGCAAGCGCGGCGACGTGGTGGACAAACAGTGGGGCGACGCCATCGGCGAACAGAAGATCTTCCACATCGAAGATGAACAACGCGCGGTGGATTACGCCATGGGGCTGATCGCTCGTTCGTGGGGCTACTTCGGCGACTTCCAAGATAACATGCGCGCGCGGCAGGACGAATCGAAGGTGAAGCAGGTCAGCAAGCCGATTGCGATGATCTGCCCGCGCTGCGGCGCGCCGATCCCCGTGGACG
- a CDS encoding trypsin-like peptidase domain-containing protein, which yields MSELTNFSNALTSAVEKGGASTVLVDARKRYPASGIAYAEDLVLTADHVVTREDIKVTLPNGKSLAATVAGRDAGSDLALLKLAEKVLTPAKTSSEVKVGHLVLALGRPNASGIQASWGIVTAIAGPARTHRGGLLDEYIQTETTPYPGFSGGPLVNTAGEVLGLNTSGLTHSSSLTIPVNVAWRIADELAKHGSVKRGYLGVRTQPVEIPEAARKSLKRDQSSGLLVLWLEENGPAQQGGLFVGDTIIAVGGQTVSDPDDLVTALKSDVVGKSVAVEVLRGGKSETVNVKVGERK from the coding sequence ATGTCTGAATTAACCAATTTCTCAAACGCGCTTACCTCCGCTGTAGAAAAAGGCGGCGCGTCCACCGTTCTCGTCGACGCACGCAAGCGTTATCCCGCCAGCGGAATCGCCTATGCCGAAGACCTCGTACTCACCGCCGATCATGTCGTGACTCGTGAAGACATCAAAGTGACATTGCCCAACGGCAAGAGTCTCGCGGCGACTGTCGCTGGGCGCGACGCAGGCTCTGACCTTGCATTGCTCAAACTCGCGGAGAAAGTTTTAACTCCCGCAAAAACATCGAGCGAAGTCAAAGTCGGTCATCTCGTGTTAGCGCTTGGAAGACCCAACGCCTCAGGCATACAAGCCTCGTGGGGCATCGTCACTGCGATTGCTGGTCCTGCGCGCACGCATCGCGGCGGCTTGCTCGACGAATACATCCAAACCGAAACGACGCCATATCCTGGCTTCTCTGGCGGTCCGCTCGTCAACACGGCGGGCGAAGTTCTCGGGCTCAACACCTCGGGGCTGACGCACAGTTCGTCGCTCACGATTCCCGTCAACGTGGCGTGGCGCATCGCGGATGAACTTGCAAAGCACGGCTCGGTCAAACGCGGCTATCTCGGCGTTCGCACACAACCTGTTGAAATCCCTGAAGCCGCGCGCAAGAGTCTCAAGCGCGATCAATCCAGCGGCTTGCTCGTGTTATGGCTCGAAGAAAACGGACCCGCGCAACAAGGCGGCTTGTTTGTCGGCGATACCATCATCGCGGTTGGCGGTCAAACCGTTAGCGACCCCGACGACCTTGTCACTGCGCTCAAGAGCGATGTTGTTGGCAAGTCCGTCGCAGTCGAAGTGTTGCGCGGCGGCAAATCCGAAACGGTCAACGTGAAGGTAGGCGAACGCAAGTGA
- the eutJ gene encoding ethanolamine utilization protein EutJ produces MNPNLSTLLTETDRIMSGGNGWHADPGLILPSGVYQGRVHVGVDLGTAYTVLVVLDENHQPIAGEYQFAEVTRDGLVVDFIGAVDLLREMKSRVEKKLGFKLTSAATAYPPGVPQAEVRATANVLHGAELDCTGVIDEPSAANNVLKIRDGAIVDVGGGTTGIAIFKDGKTVYTADEPTGGTHFSLVIAGSTGKSFEEAEALKKDPAEQTRLFPVVRPVMEKVAAIVNRHIAGHAVDKLYLVGGTCAFAGMDEVIQEMTGIETALPSNPLFVTPLGIAMNN; encoded by the coding sequence ATGAATCCTAACCTCTCGACTCTTCTGACCGAAACCGACCGGATCATGTCCGGAGGGAATGGCTGGCACGCCGACCCCGGCTTGATTCTCCCCTCCGGCGTTTACCAAGGACGCGTCCACGTCGGCGTGGATTTGGGAACGGCGTACACGGTGCTGGTCGTTCTCGACGAAAACCATCAGCCGATTGCAGGCGAGTATCAATTCGCCGAGGTGACGCGCGATGGGCTGGTGGTGGATTTCATCGGCGCGGTGGATTTGTTGCGCGAGATGAAATCACGAGTCGAGAAGAAACTCGGATTCAAACTGACCTCCGCCGCGACGGCGTATCCGCCGGGTGTGCCGCAAGCGGAAGTGCGCGCGACCGCCAATGTGTTGCACGGCGCGGAACTCGATTGCACCGGCGTCATTGACGAACCGAGCGCGGCGAATAACGTGTTGAAAATCCGCGACGGCGCGATCGTGGATGTGGGCGGCGGCACGACCGGCATTGCCATCTTCAAAGATGGAAAGACGGTCTACACCGCCGACGAGCCGACAGGCGGTACGCATTTCTCGCTGGTCATCGCCGGCTCGACGGGAAAGTCGTTCGAGGAAGCGGAGGCGCTGAAGAAGGACCCGGCGGAGCAGACGCGGTTGTTCCCCGTCGTCCGCCCGGTGATGGAGAAAGTCGCGGCGATCGTTAACCGGCACATTGCAGGTCATGCAGTTGACAAGCTCTATCTGGTCGGCGGCACGTGCGCGTTTGCAGGCATGGATGAAGTGATTCAAGAAATGACGGGAATCGAAACAGCGTTGCCGAGCAATCCGCTGTTTGTGACGCCGCTCGGGATTGCGATGAATAATTAA
- a CDS encoding response regulator transcription factor: MLKISSPALRAGLQALLAADASIKVVNDSLDEESEADVMITSASPASFLGREPAASSSAGVLLLSGDPLPVEEMKRLPHVWGILPVDSSAEELTAAVRALSQGLIVGAPQLLFESDSEPIERGPLTERELEALNLLARGLANKQIAVELGISEHTVKFHVSSIYAKLNVTNRTEAVRAGLRGGWIAL; this comes from the coding sequence TTGCTAAAAATTTCCTCTCCTGCCTTGCGCGCTGGATTGCAAGCGTTACTCGCGGCCGACGCATCAATTAAAGTTGTAAATGATTCTTTGGATGAAGAAAGCGAAGCGGACGTGATGATCACGTCCGCTTCGCCCGCTTCTTTTCTCGGACGTGAGCCTGCCGCGTCCTCGTCGGCTGGAGTCCTCCTCCTGAGCGGCGACCCGCTTCCCGTCGAGGAGATGAAGCGTTTGCCCCACGTGTGGGGAATCCTGCCCGTCGATTCATCCGCCGAAGAGTTGACCGCCGCCGTCCGCGCGTTATCACAAGGACTCATCGTCGGCGCGCCGCAGTTGTTATTCGAATCGGACAGCGAACCCATCGAGCGCGGTCCGCTCACCGAACGGGAATTGGAAGCGCTTAATTTATTGGCGCGGGGATTGGCGAACAAGCAGATCGCCGTCGAATTGGGAATCAGCGAACACACCGTGAAATTTCACGTCTCTTCGATCTACGCAAAACTCAACGTGACCAACCGCACCGAAGCCGTTCGCGCAGGTCTGCGCGGCGGTTGGATCGCGCTTTAG
- a CDS encoding putative quinol monooxygenase — MKTTVGQRDVLIEILLDGIHDMPGCLSYVIAKDSTDENAIWITEVWENEESHKASLSLPSVQNAIARGRSLIAGFGERFETTPVGGHGI, encoded by the coding sequence ATGAAAACGACAGTAGGTCAACGTGATGTGTTGATCGAAATTCTATTGGACGGCATCCACGATATGCCTGGCTGTTTGAGTTATGTGATCGCAAAAGACTCAACCGACGAGAATGCGATTTGGATCACCGAAGTGTGGGAAAACGAAGAAAGCCACAAAGCGTCGTTGTCCTTGCCCTCCGTTCAAAATGCAATTGCACGCGGCAGGTCACTCATCGCTGGGTTCGGCGAGCGATTTGAGACGACTCCAGTGGGCGGTCACGGAATCTAA
- a CDS encoding aldehyde dehydrogenase family protein gives MTDFDNDLQSIQEARMLATQARDAQRKFLHATQAEVDRICAAMAQAAADASVTLGKMANEETGYGVPEHKTLKNLLSSQLLWEAIKDIPTVGVIRSDPAKRTYDIAWPMGVVCALTPSTNPTSTTMFKTLIAVKAKNAIVVAPHPFAAKCCAETIHIMAEAGERAGMPKGLISCMTKVSLPGTQELMKHKYVALILATGGSDMVRAAHSVGKPAYGVGPGNVPAYVDRSADVARAAKYIVASKAFDHSVICATEQAVIADRPIATQLEELMKAEGAYFVDENIKQILAKNLFVGHLPNPKSVGKSPQQLAQQYGFSVPDWARILVVRLNSVGRDEPLSGEKLTTVLGWYEVDGWEAGCERSLEMIAYGGRGHSLVIHARDENVIMQFGLEKPVFRIVANTFGTLGTTGYTTGLMPSMTLGSGGVGGAITGDNITVHHMYNVKRLAYEIRTAPDAAFTPGSTDTQAQRSAFTGGAGSLPASSVDSQVEEIVRKVLLELKK, from the coding sequence ATGACCGACTTTGACAACGACCTCCAATCCATCCAAGAAGCGCGGATGCTTGCTACGCAAGCGCGCGACGCGCAGCGGAAGTTCCTCCACGCCACCCAAGCCGAAGTGGATCGCATCTGCGCGGCGATGGCGCAAGCCGCGGCGGACGCGTCTGTGACTCTAGGCAAAATGGCAAACGAAGAGACGGGCTACGGCGTGCCTGAGCATAAAACGCTCAAGAATTTATTGTCATCGCAATTATTGTGGGAAGCCATCAAAGACATTCCCACCGTCGGCGTAATTCGCAGCGACCCCGCCAAACGGACGTATGACATTGCCTGGCCCATGGGCGTTGTCTGCGCGTTGACTCCTTCGACTAATCCAACCTCGACGACGATGTTCAAGACGTTAATCGCTGTCAAAGCCAAAAATGCAATTGTCGTTGCTCCGCATCCATTCGCAGCGAAATGTTGCGCCGAGACGATTCACATCATGGCGGAGGCGGGGGAGCGGGCAGGGATGCCGAAGGGACTGATCTCGTGCATGACGAAAGTGTCCCTGCCTGGCACGCAGGAATTGATGAAACACAAATATGTCGCGTTGATCCTTGCCACTGGCGGCTCGGACATGGTACGCGCCGCCCATTCCGTTGGCAAGCCCGCCTACGGAGTCGGTCCTGGCAACGTCCCCGCGTATGTTGACCGCTCAGCGGATGTAGCGCGGGCGGCGAAGTACATCGTCGCTTCAAAAGCGTTCGACCATTCGGTGATCTGCGCCACAGAGCAAGCCGTTATCGCAGATCGTCCCATTGCTACACAGCTCGAAGAGTTGATGAAAGCCGAAGGCGCGTATTTCGTTGACGAGAATATCAAACAGATTCTGGCGAAGAATTTATTCGTCGGTCATTTGCCGAACCCGAAATCGGTAGGGAAGAGTCCACAGCAACTGGCGCAACAATACGGATTCAGCGTCCCTGATTGGGCGAGGATTCTCGTTGTGCGACTCAACAGCGTCGGGCGCGACGAGCCGCTCTCTGGCGAAAAGTTGACCACCGTCCTCGGTTGGTACGAAGTGGACGGTTGGGAGGCAGGATGCGAGCGTTCGCTGGAAATGATCGCCTACGGCGGACGCGGGCATTCGCTCGTCATCCACGCGCGGGATGAAAATGTGATCATGCAATTCGGCTTGGAGAAACCTGTCTTCCGCATTGTCGCTAACACGTTCGGCACACTCGGTACGACTGGATATACCACTGGTTTGATGCCTTCGATGACGCTCGGTTCGGGCGGAGTGGGCGGCGCGATCACGGGCGACAATATCACCGTGCATCACATGTATAATGTGAAGCGGCTTGCCTACGAGATCCGCACTGCGCCTGATGCTGCGTTTACGCCAGGCTCGACGGATACGCAAGCCCAACGCAGCGCGTTCACGGGCGGAGCGGGTTCGCTACCGGCGAGTTCGGTGGATTCGCAAGTGGAGGAGATTGTGAGGAAGGTGTTGTTGGAACTCAAAAAATAA
- a CDS encoding SET domain-containing protein-lysine N-methyltransferase, protein MVSMETLVIKTENKFRSLITKQQYKKGEVICEIPREKVVNKPNRFTVQIDRTEHTDVGKLAALNHSCDPNVILDTAKMEMVARRDIEKGEELSFFYPSTEWEMDAPFICLCGSANCIHVVAGARFLPLSTLEHHFLNKHIREEMIDLLNATEKKLPTL, encoded by the coding sequence ATGGTTTCGATGGAAACGCTTGTGATCAAGACCGAGAATAAATTTAGAAGTCTGATCACGAAACAGCAATACAAAAAAGGCGAGGTGATTTGCGAGATCCCGCGCGAGAAAGTGGTGAACAAACCGAATCGCTTCACCGTGCAAATTGACCGCACCGAACACACTGACGTGGGTAAACTCGCCGCGTTGAACCATTCCTGCGACCCGAATGTAATTTTAGATACCGCGAAGATGGAAATGGTCGCGCGGCGCGACATCGAAAAGGGCGAAGAACTCTCTTTCTTCTATCCCTCCACCGAATGGGAAATGGACGCGCCGTTCATCTGCCTGTGCGGCTCGGCGAACTGCATCCACGTGGTGGCAGGCGCGCGCTTTCTGCCGCTGTCCACGCTTGAGCATCACTTCCTCAACAAGCACATCCGTGAGGAGATGATCGATCTGTTGAATGCAACGGAAAAGAAATTACCGACGTTGTAA
- the eutM gene encoding ethanolamine utilization microcompartment protein EutM has translation MIALGMVETKGLVGAIEAADAMVKAANVTLIGSEYVGGGYVTVMVRGDVGAVKAATDAGAAAAKRVGELASVHVIPRPHGDVEMILPQNSKGSFGGRGKEK, from the coding sequence ATGATCGCTTTAGGAATGGTGGAGACCAAAGGTTTGGTCGGCGCGATCGAAGCCGCCGACGCGATGGTCAAAGCCGCAAACGTGACGCTGATCGGCAGTGAATATGTCGGTGGCGGATACGTGACCGTGATGGTGCGCGGCGACGTGGGCGCGGTGAAAGCCGCGACGGACGCTGGCGCTGCCGCGGCAAAACGCGTCGGTGAACTCGCGTCGGTGCATGTGATTCCACGCCCGCACGGTGATGTCGAGATGATCCTGCCGCAGAATAGCAAGGGTTCGTTCGGCGGGCGCGGGAAAGAGAAGTAG
- a CDS encoding radical SAM protein: MNPLDTLIELSSQMELEHAEDAHGGRVAPSGSEGRIETKPACFTPKEKRAAFTHSAQLPNGKNIVLLKTLLTSACERDCYYCPFRAGRDFRRATFKPQEFAELFMKMNQAKMADGIFLSSGIAAGGANTQNKIIDTAEILRKRLGFRGYMHLKIMPGAEKGQVERMMQLADRVSINLEAPNTERLAKLAPHKMFIEELLRPLKWVEEIRRSQPAYKFWNGKYPSTVTQFVAGGSDESDLELLTTTNWLMKNVRLTRAYYSAFFPIRDTPLENKAAVNPLREHRLYQASFLLRDYGFDLEEMPFLQNGNLPLPTDPKLAWAQMNLIEKPLEINKAEKRDLLRIPGIGPKGAEAILQARRASKLRDLTALRKLGIVVARATPFVLLDGKRPASQLAMF; the protein is encoded by the coding sequence ATGAACCCTCTGGACACCCTGATCGAACTTTCCAGCCAGATGGAGTTGGAGCACGCGGAGGACGCGCACGGTGGTCGAGTAGCCCCGAGCGGTAGCGAGGGGCGTATCGAGACCAAGCCCGCTTGCTTCACTCCCAAGGAAAAGCGCGCCGCGTTCACACATTCCGCACAACTGCCCAATGGGAAAAACATCGTCCTGTTGAAGACCCTGCTCACGTCGGCGTGCGAGCGGGATTGCTATTACTGTCCCTTCCGCGCGGGACGCGATTTCCGCCGCGCCACGTTCAAGCCGCAGGAATTCGCCGAGTTGTTCATGAAGATGAATCAAGCAAAAATGGCAGACGGGATTTTCCTCAGTTCGGGCATCGCGGCGGGTGGAGCCAACACGCAGAACAAAATTATCGACACGGCGGAGATCCTCCGCAAGCGACTTGGCTTCCGCGGCTACATGCACCTCAAGATCATGCCTGGCGCGGAAAAGGGACAGGTCGAGCGGATGATGCAACTCGCCGACCGCGTCTCGATCAACCTCGAAGCGCCGAACACCGAACGGCTGGCGAAACTTGCCCCGCATAAAATGTTCATCGAGGAATTGCTTCGTCCGCTGAAATGGGTGGAGGAGATTCGACGGTCACAGCCCGCGTATAAATTCTGGAACGGGAAATATCCGTCCACGGTGACGCAATTCGTCGCGGGCGGCTCCGACGAAAGCGACTTGGAGTTGCTGACAACGACGAACTGGCTGATGAAAAATGTCCGCCTGACGCGAGCGTATTACTCGGCGTTCTTTCCCATCCGTGATACGCCGCTCGAAAACAAAGCCGCCGTGAATCCATTGCGCGAGCATCGTTTGTATCAGGCGTCGTTTTTGCTTCGAGACTACGGTTTCGATCTGGAGGAAATGCCTTTTCTGCAAAACGGCAATCTCCCCCTCCCCACCGACCCGAAACTGGCATGGGCGCAAATGAATTTGATAGAAAAACCGCTGGAAATCAATAAAGCGGAGAAGCGTGACCTGCTCCGTATCCCTGGCATTGGACCCAAAGGCGCGGAGGCGATCCTTCAAGCGCGGCGCGCAAGCAAACTCCGCGACTTGACCGCGCTTCGCAAACTGGGTATCGTTGTCGCTCGCGCCACACCGTTTGTGTTGCTCGACGGGAAACGCCCCGCGAGTCAATTGGCGATGTTTTAG
- a CDS encoding cupin domain-containing protein: protein MPRQLFTAEDIRRLARERAGPLVLAPDDIVTAEAQDVAFALGVKMIREAESAVPSERSAAPTAANLPPLKVVKMANVQMEQFIEGRTTPGTHVWLKDVVVTQDRSPMGAGFMSLDKGEMAWTLTYDEIDIVLEGELVITRGSEQVRGKTGDVIYIPKGSSITFGTPNWTRFVYVVFPVNWNEK from the coding sequence ATGCCGCGTCAATTATTTACTGCGGAGGATATCCGCCGCCTGGCGCGTGAGCGCGCGGGTCCGCTTGTGCTTGCGCCCGACGATATCGTCACAGCCGAGGCGCAGGATGTCGCGTTCGCTTTGGGCGTGAAGATGATTCGGGAAGCCGAATCAGCCGTCCCGTCGGAAAGAAGCGCCGCGCCCACTGCCGCGAATCTGCCGCCGTTGAAAGTCGTCAAGATGGCGAACGTCCAGATGGAGCAATTCATCGAAGGTAGGACCACGCCGGGCACGCACGTCTGGCTCAAGGATGTGGTTGTCACGCAGGACCGCTCGCCGATGGGCGCGGGTTTTATGTCGCTCGATAAAGGCGAGATGGCGTGGACGCTGACGTATGACGAGATTGATATTGTGCTGGAGGGCGAACTGGTGATCACACGCGGCAGTGAGCAGGTGCGCGGCAAAACAGGCGATGTGATTTACATCCCCAAAGGTTCGAGCATCACCTTCGGGACGCCGAACTGGACGCGCTTTGTGTATGTGGTGTTTCCGGTGAATTGGAATGAGAAATGA